The Tardibacter chloracetimidivorans region ATACCATCACCGCTGACGCTTATGTTACGGGCGGCTTGGCCGATGGATTGAGTTCCGATCTCGCGGTAACTTTTCGTGACCAGGGACAGGGCTATAGCCGCAATTTGCTGACTGGTAAATCTGCCGGCCGAAGCGAATATGTTGCCGTTCGGTCGAAAACAGCCTGGGATTTTAGCGCGGCTAATTCCCTGGTGATCGGCCTCTCCTATGCCAAATCTAAAAATGATATTGCTAATGTCAATCTTCCGCTGCCAGGAACCGCTCCCCTTCTTGCCGGGCCGGGCATACTCTACGGTCGCAAGCGCGGCGAGTTCGCCAGCAACCTCACGCCCCGGTTCGATGTGGAGGAATATGGCGTGAATGCGACGCTTCGGCTCGATCTTGGCTTTGCAAACCTTGTGTCGCTGAGCCAGTATCGACGTCTCGATATCAAGAATGAGGTCGAAGGTGACGGCACGAGCGCCGACGGCGTTCTGTCCACGACACAGCTTGGCATCACCCCCGGGCTGCCCGCGGGTTCGGAGCTCACGCCTCAGTTGGTCATTCCCGCGAGCTTTTCCTATGATGCCCCCCAAGAAGTTCCGTATTTCGTGACTCAGGAGCTTCAACTCGTCTCTAACGACGGCGGCCCCTTCAAATGGATCGTTGGCGGCTATTATCAGACATCGAAGGATGAATATGCTCCGGCGCTGCTTCTTAATTTTCAGGTGGACGCGCCACCTCTCGCATCCTTCGCGGTTGGTCAAAGCACCCGGGCGGCTGCGGCATTCGCACAAGGGAGTTATACCTTGTCTAGCGGCCTTTCGTTTACGGGGGGCGTTCGATACAGTACCGAAAAGAAATCTCTGACGGGCTCTGCGTCTTCGCTCAACGAACTGGGCAGCTATGATACGATCCCGGCGGACCAATCAAAGCGCTTCAATTCCTTCACCTATCGGGCCGCAATTGATTATCGTATCAATCGGAAGTTACTTCTTTACGCTACGACAAACAAAGGGTTCAAAAGTGGCTTGTTCAATGCCTCTTCAATTGCTGCCCCCGCCGTCAGCCCTGAAACTCTTTATGCATATGAAGCCGGTTTCAAGGCTGATCCGAATGCATTTCTCCGCATCAATGGCTCCATCTACTACTACGACTATAAGGACCTCCAGACCTTCGCAGTTGACCGACAAGGCATAGCCTTCCTTCAAAACGCCGGAGGCGCGGAGATGTATGGCGTGGAACTCGCCGTTGAGGCGATTCCGTATGGCGGGCTGAATCTCCGCGCTAGTCTAGGATTGGAGCATGCGCGTTACCAGAACTTCGCTAATGCACAGGTCTTGATCCCTTCGCCTAGTGGCGGCAACTATACGACACAGGAGAATGTAAGCGGAAACAAGATGCTAAGAACCCCGGAGATCACCGGAAATATCGGCGCGACCTACAGCTTCGCGCTGAAAAGCGAAGGAACGCTGACGCTAAATGCCAGCGCGGCCTATAGTGGCGAATATTTCTGGGACGCAGGAAATAGATTCCAGCAGTCCGCCTATGTCCTGGTCGATCTGTCGGCGAGATTCTCCACGCCGGATGATCGCTGGAATGTCCGCGTATGGGGCAAGAATGTGACGGACAAGGCATATGCCATATACGGAAATGCCGACACGCGTTATTTCTCCGTCGGCTTCGGTGAGCCTGCAACTTATGGCGTTACTATTGGAAAGGCATTCTGAAATTATTCGGTCGCTCGGGTCGTCTACTTCAATTTGGCAAATGGTTCGAAGATTCTGGCCTAGATTAGGTAGCTGCTAACGATATTAGGCGAGAGGCACGACGCATAAGGTGTTCAGATGAATTTTGATTGGCCATTGAGGTTTGGAGCGTTCATGTCTCCGGTGCATTCGTCGCACGAGGATCCGACGGTTGCGCTGCATCGGGATGTGGAGTTGATCCAGTGGATGGAGCGGCACGGGTTCGACGAGGCGTGGATGGGCGAACATCATTCGACGGGCTGGGAGGTGGTCGGCTCGCCGGAGGTGTTCCTTGCCTATGCGGCGGCGCGGACCGAGCGCATCCGGCTTGGCACCGGGGTGATTTCGCTGCCCTATCATCATCCCTTCAACGTGGCGGAGCGGCTTGTCCTGCTCGATCATCTGACGCGGGGTCGAGCGATCCTTGGGGTGGGTCCCGGGGCCTTGCCCTATGACGCCTATCTCTACGGACTGGAGACGACGGACCTGCGGCCGATGATGGAGGAGAGCCTGGAGGTGATCCTGCCGCTGCTGCGAGGCGAGGCGGTCACGCGCAAGACGAAATACTGGGAACTGCGCGACGCCAGGCTGCAGCTTTCGCCGCTGACGCGGCCGCGCTTCGAGGTCGCAGTGACATCGATGGTCTCGCCCTCTGGCTCGAAACTGGCGGGCAAACATGGACTGTCGATCCTGTCCCTGAACGCATCAATGTCGGCGTCGATGAACTTCCTGAAGACAAACTGGGGCATTGCCGAGGATGAGGCCGCGCAGCACGGCCAGACGGTCGACCGCCGCAACTGGCGGCTGGTCTGCCCGATGCACATCGCCGAGACGCGTGAACAGGCGCGCCGCGACGTGCGCGACGGTCTGGCGCGCTGGGCTTGGTACAACAGCAAGATCAACGCGCTCGGCATTATCCCTGAAGGGGCGGATACGGTCGACCAGCAGATCGAGGTGCTGATCGAGAACGGGTTTGCGGTCATCGGCACGCCTGATGACGCGGCCGCGCAGATCGCACGATTGTGGGAGCATTCGGGGGGCTTCGGCACCTTCCTGCTATGGTCGCACGACTGGGCCAACCGCGAGGCGACATGGCGCTCCTATGCGCTCTTTGGTACCGAGGTCGCGCCGCGCTTCCGCGGCAGCACCGCTGCGCTCAAGGCCGCCGAGGACTATGCCCTCACCCAATATGCCGCCCTCGGCAACCAAACCGGTGTCGCCATCCAAAAAGCAACCGAAAAATATCACGCACAAAAACAGCACGACGCTGCTGCTAATGGCGTGACTGGACAGTAGAAGATATATTGATTTTTCTATGAAGCGCGTTCCAGTCGGCACAGACAGCGCCTCTCGCTCATAAGGAAAACCGCCATGAAATTTGGTGTGCTGACGATGAATACGGATGAGTGCGTGGATCCGGTCCGCCTTGCGAAGGAGGCAGAAGCGCAAGGCATCGAGTCACTGTTCGTACCGGATCATTCCCATGTTCCCGTCACGCGCCGACTTCCCTATGGCGGTCCGACCGATGCGTTCGATGCATCCCCTGGGGACATGCCGCGCGATTATTATCGAAACAGGGACCAGTTGCTCACGCTGGCGGCCATCGCCGCAGTGACGACGACGCTGAAGATCGGAACAGGCGTGTGTCTCGTCGTTCAGCGGGACCCCATCCTGCTCGCCAAGGAAATCGCGACACTCGATCATCTTTCGCAAGGCCGATTGATTTTCGGCATCGGCGCCGGCGCACCCTGGAACGAAGAGGAAATGCGCAATCACGGGACCGACCCGCGCACCAGGTTCACCTTGCTGGGGGAACGCATGGCGGCGATGAAAGCCATATGGGCCAATGATCAGGCCGAATATCATGGCCGGTTCGTCGATTTCGAGCCGCTTCATTCCTGGCCCAAACCCGCTCAGAAACCCCATCCGCCGATACTGGTCGGCGGTTGGGCGCCGTCGTCTCTTGATCGCGTCCTCAGCTATGGGGATGGGTGGATGCCGGGAGATGGAGGCAATCTCGCCCAGCTCTCGGAGATGATTAGGCAATTGCAAGATCGCGCGGTCAAAGCCGGGCGCGGCCCCGTCGAGATAACGATTTTCATGGGCAGTCTCGATCGGGTCGATGAGTATGCGGCCATGGGTGTTTCGCGTTGCGTTTTCATGCTCCCGAGCATCCCTCATGATGACACGTTCAGGACACTGGAAGAAATCTCCGCCGCCGCCCGCCGTTTCGGGGCATGAGTACGCAAATACCAAATATCCAGGACGATGGAATGGACGTGACCACGCGGGGGCGCAGCGTCCGTCGTGCTAGAGCTTCCATCATCGATCGTTCGAACAGGTTGAAGTCGCTCTCAATCGCGGGCGTGAACCGCCAGATGTGCACCCACTTCGGTCGGTTCTACTCGGTGGTCGATGCGGTGGAAAAGCGGCCTGTCCAGCAGGCATTTCAGCTTTATAATTCCCACCGAGATAGTTGGCTACGATACATTGCAATGTCGATCACCAGGAAATAGCGGAGGAAATAGAGATCTATCGTAGATGTTATTTATACCATGCTTTTGCACCTTTTCAATTTCTCTCTAGCAGGATGTTTCCTAAAGACTGAAAGACTGGTAAGGACAGGAGAGTATATGGCGGACTTCGATTTTGGGCTCAGCGAAATGGCCGAAGCTATCCGGGAAACGGCGCAACGATTTGCCGCTGGAAGGATCGCTCCCCTCGCCGCGCGGATCGATGCCGAAGACTGGTTCCCACGCGAGCTTTGGTCCGAAATGGGAGCGCTCGGCTTGCATGGGATCACGGTCGAGGAAGAAGATGGCGGCTTAGGGCTGGGCTATCTTGAACATGTCGTGGCACAGGAAGAAGTCGCGCGTGCATCCGCCTCGATCGGCCTCAGCTACGGGGCGCATTCGAACCTGTGCGTCAACCAGCTGCGCCGGTGGGGCAATGCCAGGCAGAAACGCCGCTATCTCCCCAAGCTGATCGCGGGCGAACATGTCGGCAGTCTCGCCATGTCGGAAGCCGGCGCGGGATCGGACGTCGTCTCGATGAAGCTGCGTGCCGACAAGAGAGGCGACCGCTACATCCTCAACGGCACGAAGTTCTGGATCACCAATGCCCCCTTTGCGGATACGCTCGTCGTCTATGCCAGGACAGGGCAAGGATCGCGCGGCATCACCACCTTCATCATAGAGAAGGATATGCCCGGCTTCTCGATCGGCCAGCAGATCGACAAGATGGGGATGCGCGGTTCGCCGACGGCCGAACTTGTCTTCAATGACTGTGAGGTGCCGGAAGAGAATGTGATGGGGCCGCTGAATGGCGGCGTCGGCATCCTGATGTCGGGCCTCGACTATGAGCGCGCCGTGCTCGCTGGAATTCAGTTGGGCATCATGCAGGCGTGTCTCGACGTTGTCCTGCCCTATCTGCGCGAGCGCAAGCAGTTCGGCAAGCCCATCGGCGCCTTCCAGCTTATGCAGGCAAAGGTCGCCGACATGTATGTCGCGCTCAATTCCGCGCGCGCCTATGTCTATGCGGTGGCGAAGGCGTGTGACGCCGGCAGGACCACGCGCTTCGACGCCGCGGGCGCGATCCTGCTTGCCAGCGAGAACGCCATGAAGGTGTCGCTCGAGGCCGTGCAGGCGCTGGGCGGTGCCGGCTATACGAAGGATTGGCCGGTCGAGCGCTTCATGCGCGACGCCAAGCTGCTCGACATCGGCGCGGGCACCAATGAGATCAGACGCATGCTGATCGGACGGGAGCTGCTGGGCGTATGACGGTGCTCAAGACCTTGACCAACGTCGGCTCGTCCGAATCGTCGCCAATTCGGCGCACAATCACGCGCTGGCGACCGAGCTTCGGGCAAAGGTCGCAACCACCGCGCCGGGCGGCTCGGACGCCGCCGTTGACACAAATACCTGTTCGCCCATTGTGCTATGGCGCCGAATTTACCGGGCGCCTGGTCGACCTGTGGGCGTACCACCATGGTGTGCGGATCGACTTCAGCCGCCCCGGCAAACACACCGACAACGCCTATATCGAGACGTTCAACGGGTCATTCCGGGATGAATGTCTCAACGTCCACTGGTTCGCTTCGCTGCCCGAGGCGAAGCGGCTGATCGAGGCCCGGAGGCGGGACTAAAATGTTAGCCGTCCTCACATGGGTTTTGGCAATCTGAGCCCGGCGGAATATCTTGCCGGATCAGTATTTTGCCCGGCCCCGATCGGGGCCGGGCAAGTCGGAAGCTAACGCTGCACCCGGACCACCAATCCCAAGCGCTTCAGTTCCCCGAAGGGCTCTCTTCAGAATTGGACCAATTTTCTCAAGGCAGACTAGAGCATCGAGCGTTTAATCGTGTGCATATCCGGCGGCGATGAAGTAGTTGCGGCATTCGTCGGGCGGATAGAGGTCGCAGATGCTGCCGACGGCTCGCCAGAGGTCATCGATCGTCCTGGCCCCGATGCGCCTGAGGTGCGCTTTCAGTTTTGAGAAGGCCATCTCGATCGGGTTGAGATCAGGGCTGTATGGCGGGAGGAAGAGGAACCAGGCGCCGCGCTGCTTGAGGATCGCCTTGGCCTTTTCGCTCTTGTGGCTCGGCAGGTTGTCGAGGATCACGACGTCGCCCGGATCGAGTGTCGGCGCGAGCTGGGTTTCCACGTAGATTTCGAAGATCTCTTTGGTCATCGGCCGATCGATGATCCAGGGAGCGGTCAGGCCGTCGCACCGTAATCCTGCTATGAAGGTCTGCGTCTTCCAATGGCCAAATGGCGCGCGTCCCTTCAGGCGCTGGCCACGGCGAGCCCGCCCCCGCAGACGCGTCATTTTCGTCGTGGTCGCTGTCTCATCGATGAATACCAAGCGGTGCGCCTGCTCGCGCATGCGCGGCTGGCGATGCAGCCGCCATCGCCGACGAGCCTCGCAAACATCATCGCGTCCGCACTCCGAGGCCAGAAGCTGTTTTTTTATATCTGAAGCCCGCTCCCAGAAGGGCGCGCGACAATGAGGCTGGATGAACACGCATCTTCGTCGTCGCCTCAAGCTTTGCCGCAAGCTCGGGCATGCTGATATCCGACTGCGCCTCCACCCAGCGGATCAGCATTGTCATGTACGGCGCAAGCTTGCCTGCTCCCGGCGGCCGCCCCTGCCGCGCCGGAGCCGCCGACCCCGTCTTCGCCACACGCTGCACAAGCTTGATCGCGCAGCTCACGCTCACTCCAAATCGCCGCGCCGCATCACGTCGCGAATGACCCGCCGCCACATGATCAGATATCCGATTCCGAAGATCGCTCGAAAAGGCTTTCCCCATGATCCACCTCCAGCAACGGTGAATCATATTTTCCGGTCGCTGGGAATCCTTGGCCTGATTCCTATTTCACGCCCGTTGCTCTAGTTTGCGCAGATGCATCTAGTTGCTGACATTGTTTAGAAAAATTGGCAAAACAACCCGACTTTTAGTCAACTAGTCGATCATCTTGAAGCGGCCGCCGTCCGAACTTCCTACGAAAACGGTGTACGAAATGAAATCCGAGTTTGTCGTGATTACTGATTGACGGATTAGGGAGATGCGCGTCGTCGATTTCGCTCTCGCCGAAACGATTCATTTGCCGGCGCTCGGGATAGAAGTACGGGGTAATGCCACCCCAGCTCACGACATCCGGCAAGGCCGTTGGTATTAATGATGGTATCGAAATAATCGAGCAGAACAATACCGGCTTAATTTCAAGTAGTTAGCATCGGCATGCGGCTCCCGTAGGGGTCACCAGCGACTAAGTATCTGTTTTAGTTGAATAATTGTCCTGGCGCCGATGCAGTAGAATGGCGGTTTTCTGCCGTTTTTCAGAGGCTCGCGCGGTGACTGCACCGGCAGAGACTCTCATTTCTCCCAAGTCGCTGACCGCGTGGGCATTTTTTCTCTGCCGCGGCTTTTGTGTGTCTCGGGATTTAGGCTGAGCACCTTGCGTCAGCTGGGACCGTCAGGCGAGCAGCAGTTGTTCCTGCTCCGACCAGCTCAGCGGCAGGCCAGCGAGGTTCTGCAGGAAGCGGTTGGTCAGCCTGGGCGGCTGAGCGCCCTCGAACACAGCGGCAACGATGCCGGGCGAAAGATTGCTGAGGCGAAGCAGCCGTTTGTAGCGCTCCGGCGACCTGCCGAACTTGGCTGTGAGACTGTTGGCTTCGGCCTTGCCGTCGATGCTGGTCACCTGGTTCGCCAGATGCTCGGCGAGAATCTCGCAGAAGCGCCGCTCCAGCGCATTGGCGCTGGCTGCTGATATAGGCCTTGCGCGCGTCATATTGGGTATCGAGGCTGTGCATCTGATCAGAAACAGCATGAGCTTTGCGTCCGGGAAGGACCGCAAGCCAATCGCTCAGGCGCTTCGCAGCGTCTATTGTGCCGAGACGCCGGAGGCCGGCATGGCCGCGCTGGAATCGTTCGAAGAAGGCCCTTGGGACCGGAACACCCGCCTATCGCCCAGAACTGGCGGCGCCGCCACATGAGTGGGGTGAGGCGAAGAGCCAGTTCGCTGTGATCTCTGGCGAGAGGTTCGTCATCTGACGACAACCGGCCTCACGCACGAAATAACGGACACTCCCCGGTGACGCAGATAAATTTCCATGTGACGTTGGCAACTTCAGGTGCGCGCGTGGGTTCTTCCCTCATGCCCCGCCCCCGCGAGGTGGCTGCGTGCTTGGAGCGATTCCGGCCGTCCTACCCGTCCCGACACCAACCGACGAGGATATCATCATGGCCAAGAAGCCCGCATCGCCCAAGGCGACCCCGAAATCCGTCGGTAAGGTGGCGCCTCCCGATCTGGTAGGAGCGGATGTCGGAGGAGAATCTCCGCAAAAGGCGTCGCCCGTACCCCAGGACGCTGAGATTTCCTTTTCCTATACCGAGCCACAGGCAGATGGCGGCGAAACCCATCAGGTTGCCGACGATCGGATCGCAACGCTTACCACCCAGCAAGGCATTCCCGTTGCGGACGACCAGAACAGCTTGAAGCAGGGTGTACGCGGTCCGGCGCTGCTTGAGGATTTTCATTTCCGCGAGAAAATCTTCCACTTTGATCATGAGCGCGTACCCGAGCGCGTCGTACATGCGCGCGGTTATGGCGTGCACGGGTTCTTCGAGCTGACCGACAGCCTTTCGGATGTAACACGTGCGGACCTGTTTCAGCGGGTTGGCGAACGCACGCCTGCCTTCGTCCGCTTCTCCACGGTCGCCGGTTCAAAGGGATCGTTCGACCTTGCACGCGATGTGCGGGGTTTCGCCGTCAAACTCTATACTCAGGAGGGCAATTGGGATCTGGTCGGCAACAACATCCCGGTGTTCTTCATCCAGGATGCGATCAAATTCCCCGATCTGATCCACGCGGCCAAGCCCGAACCGGATCGCAACTTTCCACAGGCGCAGACCGCGCACGACAATTTCTGGGATTTTGTGAGCCTGACGCCTGAGAGCTTCCACATGATCATGTGGATCATGTCGGATCGCGCGATCCCTCGCTCATATCGTACAATGGAGGGCTTCGGCGTCCACACCTTCCGGCTGGTCGACGTCGAAGGCCGCTCCACCTTCGTTAAGTTCCACTGGAAGCCCAAGCAGGGCCTGCAGTCGGTGGTGTGGAACGAGGCGGTCAAGATCAACGGCGCCGATCCCGATTTCCATCGCCGCGACCTGTGGGATGCGATCAATGGCGGCAACTTCCCCGAATGGGAGCTGGGCGTCCAACTGTTCGACGATGATTTCGCCGACAGCTTCGACTTCGACGTGCTGGATGCGACCAAGATCATTCCGGAGGAACTGGTGCCAATCCGGGTGGTCGGCCGATTGGTGCTCGACCGGGTGGTCGACAATTTCTTCGCGGAGACCGAGCAGGTCGCCTTCTGCACGCAGAATGTGCCTCCGGGCATAGATTTCTCGAACGACCCGCTGCTGCAGGGACGCAATTTTTCGTATCTCGATACCCAGATCAAAAGATTGGGCAGCCCGAACTTCACCCATATCCCGATCAATGCGCCCAAATGCCCGATGGCGCACTTCCAGCAGGACGGGCACATGGCGATGAGCAATCCCAAGGGCCGTGTGAACTATGAACCCAATAGCTGGGGTGCGGCGCAGGGCGGACCGCGCGAGGATCCGGTTCGTGGCTTCACCAGTTTCGCGGAGACCGCCGACGGTCCCAAACAGCGAGTGCGTTCGGAAAGCTTCGCCGATCATTACAGCCAGGCGCGACAGTTCCTCATAAGCCAGACGGCGATCGAGCAGAAGCATATCGGCGACGCCCTTGTATTCGAACTCTCCAAGGTCGAGCGGCCCGACATCCGTTCGCGGGTCGTGTCGCATCTGCTCAACATCGATGCGACGCTTGCGGAGACGGTCGCCGACGGGCTCGGGCTTGCCGTCCCTGACCGTGCAGTCGCCGCGCGCGCGCCAATCACCGATCTGGCTGCATCCGACAAGCTCAGCATCGTCAAAAACGGTCCTGCAAACTTCAAGGGGCGCAAGCTTGGTATCCTGCTCAGCGATGGTGCAGACGCCGCGATCTTCACTGCGCTGGTGAAGGCTGTCGATGCTGAAGGCGCGGTGTTTGAAGTTGTCGCACCCAAGATCGGTGGCGTGACGCTCTCAGACGGCACGACGGTAGCCGCGAAGCATAAGATCGACGGCGGCCCCTCGGTCCTGTTCGATGCAGTGGTGGTCCTTGTCTCCGCCGAGGGCGCAGCGCTGTTGTCGCGCGATGCCGCAGCCAAGGATTTTGTTACCGACGCATTTGCGCACTGCAAGTTCATCGGGGTCGGCGCGGATGCCGAAGCGATCTTCGTCGCGGCAGGCATATCGGAGGATCTCGACGAAGCCTGCCTGCCACTTGCCAAGGAAGTGGACGCGGCCACGTTCATCGAAGCTTGCCGGGAACTGCGCTTCTGGCCGCGCGAACTTGAAGTCGACCTGGACGCGAAGCCGGACGCCTGACCTATCGCAGAAGCGGTGTCTGCGCGGCCAGGTCGTTACGGATCGTGGTTGCGGCGACACCACCTTCGCCCATGGCGTGGCTGATCTGATCCAGGCCCAGCACGACATCGCCAGCAGCATAAAGACCCGGCACATTGGTCCGCTGATGCGCGTCGACCGTCAGGCAGCCATCCTCGGAGCGGTGCGCCCCGACCTGGCCCGCAAGCTCCGAGCGGACCTCCGATCCAAGGGCGGGATAGATGCTGTCGAACGCATGCGGCCCGGACGGCAGATCGAGCAGAATCTTGTCGTCCCTCAGCAGGACGCCGCGATAATCCTCGGCGAGCTTGATGCCTGCATCGCGCACGGACGCAAGTTCCCGGGCGGACAATTCATGTTTCAATCCAGGCGCGACCAGCGTTATGTCGGCAGTATACCCGCGCAGGAAAAGAGCTTCGGTGCATCCCCGCTGCCCGGTACCGATGACGGCGATCGAGCGATCGGTCACCTCAAAACCGTCGCAGATCGGGCAGTAACGCAACCTGCCGCTGGCCAGCGCCTGGATGTGTGTCTCGTCATCGATCATCGGCGGGCGGCGATTGACGACCCCGGTGGCGAGCAGGACGGCGCGCGCGCCTATCGTAAATTCAGCGGTTCGAGCGATGAAGCCGTCCTCGTGCTGCTCAAGGGACTCCACATGGCCGTTGCGGAGTGCCGTGCGATAGAGGCTCGCCTGTTCCCGCATCCGCGTCAGCAAATCCGGGCCTGAGATGCCTTCCGGGAAGCCGGCATGATTGCGAGTGAGCGGAATGAGACTTGCTCGACTCTCGCCTGCATCAATGACGGTGATGGAGAGATGGAAGCGGGCCAGATAAATCGCCGCCGTCAGTCCCGCCGGACCGCCGCCGATAATCAGGCAATCACAAGCCCCCTGCGTCGAGACGGCGCCAGGTTCGCTCCGCGTGCTGGCGTGCGGACGGACGGAGGATTCGGACGGCACTATTTTTCGACCTGCGCCATCAGCCGAGCCTTACGCTCTTTCTCATGCCGTCCTGCCTTTGCATAATGCTGGAGGGAGCAATGGTCGCTGCGGCCTTGCGGGAGATATAGCTGGCCATCAGCGACGGTATCCAGGGTTTGATTCCTGCTGTCATTCATGCTCGGGCGACCGCAGAATGGAACGATAACGCTCAAAACAGCGGGCGCCGCATGTGAGACGGATGAGGGCGCCTTCGGCAATGGGCCGTGCCCGCCTCGAATCTTCTGCAATCAAGGGCGCTATGACTTCCCGGTTCCATGCTTCGCTATGCTTGACGTCAAGCACGGCATGCAGATCGAAGTAGCGCCGCTCGCGATCGCTCAGGCCGATGCGGCGCAGCCCTTTTGCAACCATCGCGGACCGCCCTGGCGCCGTCATTTCGATCGCGCCCAAGGCCCCGATCGATTGCCATACATATCTGCGGCAGGTCGCCATTGCCGTCATGGCGTTGGCAAGAGCAAGGCTTTCCCACACGGTGTGTTCGATACGCGGCTCCACCGCGAGCGTTGCCGCCAGATCGCCGAGCATTGGGCCGTGCATGCCTTTGGCATTGCCCCGGCCCATCTCATCCCAATAGTTGCGCGCCAACTCAAGCTTTGGCCGTGAGGGCAGCTTGATCTGGGTATAGGCGACAAGATCGTCGAAGCCCGCTTCGCCGGCCGCCTCCTGCTCAAAGAATAAGCGGAGCGCGTCGGTTGAGGCTTCTTCCGCCAGCCAGGGGAAAAGCGGATCGCCCTGGCCCGGCCCCTCAACCTTCAAAAGCTCGAACCAAGCCAGGAAGCTTTCCGCGTCTTCAGGCGCTTCTGCAGCTTTCGCTGCAATTTCCTGCCGGAGTTCTTCCAGAAAGGCGCCTTCAAGCCGCAGCATGCGTTGATCGCTGGCCAGCCGGTCCGCCCAGTCCGGTTCGATCATCTGCGGGGCTAGCCGCTCCCGGTTCCACCGGGCAAGGCCGCGCTGGAAGTCATCGTTGAGAAATTGAGACGCACTGGGGCACAACCCGACGACGTGAAAGGACGTGGCCATTCAAATATCTTTCAAATTGTAGCAATGGAGTCCTTAACGCGCGGGCGCGATACTCGATCCGCGACATGCCCCGACTGGACGCCGGGCGGATATCTTATGCCTGGCCCAATAAATCCGCACGGGGGCGGAACCATATTTCCGTCATCCGATTATCGTATGTCATGACCCCAACCGACGAAGCACTCCTGAGCCTGTTGCGGCTACTGAAACAGCAGGATTATCGCTTCGTCACCCCTACGCCTGCCACTCATGCGCGGGTCATTGCCAGACCTGATCGCAAACGTGCGCGATCGCTGGAAGATATTCTCGGTTGGTCCCTACCATTTGAACCATCTGTGATCGATCCGCAGATCATGGAGTATCTGGATGAAGCCGAAGCGCTCATGAAGACGGATGGCATGCTTCACAGCCTCGTTCGGGTTTCAAGCCTGGCCGACTGCCTCTATGTGCATTCCGCATTTCCAACCGACGATCAAGACGCGGTCTTTTTCGGTCCGGACAGCTATCGTTTCGCGGATTTGATCAGGGCCGAAATTGCCGATCACACGCTCGGGTCTGGCAAGCGGGTCGTGGACGTTGGCAGCGGTGCGGGCGTCGGGGCGATTGTGATCGGCCGCCTTCTTCCCCAGGCCTCGGTGGCGATGACCGAAATCAATGCCGCTGCGCTCAGGTTCGCACGGATCAACGCAGCGGCCGCCAATGTGTCCGTCACCGCCCACCATGGGAATTGCATCGAAGGCATCGAGGGGACCATCGATATCGCATTGGCCAATCCACCTTATCTGATCGACGCGCAGCAGCGCCTCTATCGGGACGGCGGCGCCTTCCATGGGGGTCAGATCAGTTGCACCATGGCGGAGGCCATCCTGCCGCGCCTGAACCGAGCCGGGCGCTTCATCCTCTATTCGGGCAGCGCGATCATATGCGGGACAGACGCCCTGAAGGATC contains the following coding sequences:
- a CDS encoding TonB-dependent receptor encodes the protein MRRLVCRAIVSTIALSATDALAQNAGNVPAQSANSERADDNGIADIVVTAERRADRLQDVPIAITAATANQLKAQGVVDAFDIGKITPSFNSNRTIGFGTPIMRGVGSTNITLGDEPSVATYVDGFYQGVSAGAQLPFNNIERVEVLKGPQGTLYGRNATGGLINIITRIPKSELSIEGQAGYASYDTITADAYVTGGLADGLSSDLAVTFRDQGQGYSRNLLTGKSAGRSEYVAVRSKTAWDFSAANSLVIGLSYAKSKNDIANVNLPLPGTAPLLAGPGILYGRKRGEFASNLTPRFDVEEYGVNATLRLDLGFANLVSLSQYRRLDIKNEVEGDGTSADGVLSTTQLGITPGLPAGSELTPQLVIPASFSYDAPQEVPYFVTQELQLVSNDGGPFKWIVGGYYQTSKDEYAPALLLNFQVDAPPLASFAVGQSTRAAAAFAQGSYTLSSGLSFTGGVRYSTEKKSLTGSASSLNELGSYDTIPADQSKRFNSFTYRAAIDYRINRKLLLYATTNKGFKSGLFNASSIAAPAVSPETLYAYEAGFKADPNAFLRINGSIYYYDYKDLQTFAVDRQGIAFLQNAGGAEMYGVELAVEAIPYGGLNLRASLGLEHARYQNFANAQVLIPSPSGGNYTTQENVSGNKMLRTPEITGNIGATYSFALKSEGTLTLNASAAYSGEYFWDAGNRFQQSAYVLVDLSARFSTPDDRWNVRVWGKNVTDKAYAIYGNADTRYFSVGFGEPATYGVTIGKAF
- a CDS encoding LLM class flavin-dependent oxidoreductase, which translates into the protein MNFDWPLRFGAFMSPVHSSHEDPTVALHRDVELIQWMERHGFDEAWMGEHHSTGWEVVGSPEVFLAYAAARTERIRLGTGVISLPYHHPFNVAERLVLLDHLTRGRAILGVGPGALPYDAYLYGLETTDLRPMMEESLEVILPLLRGEAVTRKTKYWELRDARLQLSPLTRPRFEVAVTSMVSPSGSKLAGKHGLSILSLNASMSASMNFLKTNWGIAEDEAAQHGQTVDRRNWRLVCPMHIAETREQARRDVRDGLARWAWYNSKINALGIIPEGADTVDQQIEVLIENGFAVIGTPDDAAAQIARLWEHSGGFGTFLLWSHDWANREATWRSYALFGTEVAPRFRGSTAALKAAEDYALTQYAALGNQTGVAIQKATEKYHAQKQHDAAANGVTGQ
- a CDS encoding LLM class F420-dependent oxidoreductase, producing the protein MKFGVLTMNTDECVDPVRLAKEAEAQGIESLFVPDHSHVPVTRRLPYGGPTDAFDASPGDMPRDYYRNRDQLLTLAAIAAVTTTLKIGTGVCLVVQRDPILLAKEIATLDHLSQGRLIFGIGAGAPWNEEEMRNHGTDPRTRFTLLGERMAAMKAIWANDQAEYHGRFVDFEPLHSWPKPAQKPHPPILVGGWAPSSLDRVLSYGDGWMPGDGGNLAQLSEMIRQLQDRAVKAGRGPVEITIFMGSLDRVDEYAAMGVSRCVFMLPSIPHDDTFRTLEEISAAARRFGA
- a CDS encoding isovaleryl-CoA dehydrogenase → MADFDFGLSEMAEAIRETAQRFAAGRIAPLAARIDAEDWFPRELWSEMGALGLHGITVEEEDGGLGLGYLEHVVAQEEVARASASIGLSYGAHSNLCVNQLRRWGNARQKRRYLPKLIAGEHVGSLAMSEAGAGSDVVSMKLRADKRGDRYILNGTKFWITNAPFADTLVVYARTGQGSRGITTFIIEKDMPGFSIGQQIDKMGMRGSPTAELVFNDCEVPEENVMGPLNGGVGILMSGLDYERAVLAGIQLGIMQACLDVVLPYLRERKQFGKPIGAFQLMQAKVADMYVALNSARAYVYAVAKACDAGRTTRFDAAGAILLASENAMKVSLEAVQALGGAGYTKDWPVERFMRDAKLLDIGAGTNEIRRMLIGRELLGV
- a CDS encoding IS630 family transposase (programmed frameshift); translated protein: MGKAFSSDLRNRISDHVAAGHSRRDAARRFGVSVSCAIKLVQRVAKTGSAAPARQGRPPGAGKLAPYMTMLIRWVEAQSDISMPELAAKLEATTKMRVHPASLSRALLGAGFRYKKTLLASECGRDDVCEARRRWRLHRQPRMREQAHRLVFIDETATTTKMTRLRGRARRGQRLKGRAPFGHWKTQTFIAGLRCDGLTAPWIIDRPMTKEIFEIYVETQLAPTLDPGDVVILDNLPSHKSEKAKAILKQRGAWFLFLPPYSPDLNPIEMAFSKLKAHLRRIGARTIDDLWRAVGSICDLYPPDECRNYFIAAGYAHD